Proteins encoded in a region of the Halostella limicola genome:
- the hjc gene encoding Holliday junction resolvase Hjc has translation MSNAKGDRRERELVNKLDEAGFAVMRAPASGSATERELPDVLAGDGETFYAVEAKSSAGDPIYLTGEEVEALVYFSQNFGAKPRVGVRFDREDWYFFHPGDLYRTDGGNYRVKLETALSDGTDFAEFTGESEKVTLDEVGEDPGPDQRVLDVLEAVKRGDVSVEEAAEMLD, from the coding sequence ATGTCGAACGCGAAGGGCGACCGGCGGGAGCGAGAGCTCGTGAACAAGCTCGACGAGGCGGGCTTCGCCGTGATGCGCGCCCCGGCCAGCGGGAGCGCGACGGAGCGGGAGCTCCCGGACGTGCTGGCGGGCGACGGCGAGACGTTCTACGCCGTCGAGGCGAAGTCCAGCGCCGGCGACCCCATCTACCTCACCGGCGAGGAGGTCGAGGCGCTCGTGTACTTCTCGCAGAACTTCGGGGCGAAACCGCGCGTCGGGGTGCGGTTCGACCGCGAGGACTGGTACTTCTTCCACCCCGGCGACCTCTACCGGACGGACGGCGGGAACTACCGGGTGAAACTGGAGACGGCGCTGTCGGACGGGACGGACTTCGCCGAGTTCACCGGCGAGTCGGAGAAGGTGACGCTCGACGAGGTGGGCGAGGACCCGGGCCCCGACCAGCGGGTGCTGGACGTGCTCGAAGCCGTGAAACGCGGCGACGTGTCGGTAGAGGAGGCGGCCGAGATGCTCGACTAG
- a CDS encoding SWIM zinc finger family protein produces the protein MTHTENTAASSKATLDVPRGAELDERSLRARTEQMSVAAFGTELYEVESESGNTYHVNLPAGRCTCPDHGIRGERCKHLRRVAIEVNEGRVPPPGKVVDDCAVCGETAFVDRDATDPTLCEDHAVRLGDRMIDRETGDFLTVVAVSGRRADEVAVENSVYTVAEYPSNRDYDGDDPVIGVVYPQSVEIGEDGPTPEALRVYSFPRSRLERVD, from the coding sequence ATGACGCACACCGAAAACACAGCCGCGTCATCGAAAGCGACGCTCGACGTTCCCCGCGGCGCGGAACTCGACGAGCGGTCGCTGCGAGCGCGCACCGAACAGATGTCGGTCGCCGCCTTCGGCACCGAGCTCTACGAGGTCGAGAGCGAGAGCGGCAACACGTACCACGTCAACCTCCCGGCCGGGCGCTGCACCTGCCCGGACCACGGCATCCGCGGCGAGCGGTGCAAACACCTCCGCCGCGTCGCTATCGAGGTCAACGAGGGGCGCGTGCCGCCGCCCGGGAAGGTCGTCGACGACTGCGCCGTCTGCGGCGAGACCGCCTTCGTCGACCGCGACGCGACGGACCCGACGCTCTGCGAGGACCACGCCGTCCGACTGGGCGACCGCATGATCGACCGCGAGACGGGCGACTTCCTGACGGTCGTCGCCGTCTCCGGGAGGCGCGCCGACGAGGTGGCCGTCGAGAACTCCGTCTACACCGTCGCGGAGTACCCGTCGAACCGCGACTACGACGGCGACGACCCCGTGATCGGCGTCGTCTACCCGCAGTCCGTGGAGATCGGTGAGGACGGCCCGACGCCCGAGGCGCTCCGCGTCTACTCGTTCCCGCGCTCTCGCCTGGAGCGGGTCGACTAG
- a CDS encoding DUF7471 family protein yields MRALHASPTAGDPALVAVLTLAGLGSAVVLGLGLAAFARRRSASYLLVALAVATLVARTAVAALTMAGVVPDASHHLSEHALDVLMVALVIAAVYRARTTAPDVRGEEA; encoded by the coding sequence ATGAGAGCGCTCCACGCCTCGCCGACCGCGGGCGATCCGGCGCTGGTCGCCGTCCTGACGCTCGCCGGCCTCGGGTCCGCCGTCGTCCTCGGCCTCGGGCTGGCGGCGTTCGCGCGGCGGCGGTCGGCCTCGTACCTGCTCGTCGCGCTAGCCGTCGCCACGCTCGTCGCCCGGACGGCCGTCGCCGCGCTGACGATGGCCGGCGTCGTCCCCGACGCGTCCCACCACCTCTCCGAGCACGCGCTGGACGTGCTGATGGTCGCGCTGGTGATCGCCGCCGTGTACCGCGCGCGAACGACCGCGCCCGACGTCCGGGGGGAGGAAGCGTGA
- a CDS encoding winged helix-turn-helix transcriptional regulator codes for MSETRARIERRIGEDPGVHFNELVRALDLAPGQVQYHVGRLLDAGRLDRERLYGRTHYFPPETDEWERGALSLCRRETARDVLASLIVSGPQRPAAVADDLGVARSTLEWHLDHLVEQGVVRKERDDRGRVTLVLARPTETARLLDAVSPSLPERMVDRFTRLVDDLFAE; via the coding sequence GTGAGCGAGACGCGAGCCCGCATCGAACGGCGGATCGGCGAGGACCCCGGCGTCCACTTCAACGAGCTGGTCCGGGCGCTCGATCTCGCCCCCGGTCAGGTCCAGTACCACGTCGGCCGGCTGCTCGACGCCGGTCGCCTCGACCGCGAGCGGCTGTACGGGCGGACCCACTACTTCCCGCCGGAGACCGACGAGTGGGAGCGCGGCGCGCTCTCGCTGTGTCGGCGGGAGACGGCGCGAGACGTGCTCGCGTCCCTCATCGTCTCCGGCCCCCAGCGGCCGGCGGCCGTGGCCGACGACCTGGGCGTTGCCCGGAGCACGCTGGAGTGGCATCTCGACCACCTCGTCGAGCAGGGCGTCGTCCGGAAGGAGCGCGACGACCGCGGGCGGGTGACGCTCGTCCTCGCGCGGCCGACGGAGACCGCGCGACTCCTCGACGCCGTCTCGCCCTCGCTGCCGGAGCGCATGGTCGACCGGTTCACCCGGCTCGTCGACGACCTGTTCGCCGAGTAG
- a CDS encoding DUF7472 family protein yields the protein MERQTLVEIAVSAGSVAIMIGAMMFVGVSYTTNGDLTTEGGKVLVGVIFAFILLMFAVGYGLARADFQSDAEQVESDGANGA from the coding sequence ATGGAACGACAGACGCTGGTCGAGATCGCCGTCTCGGCCGGGTCCGTTGCGATAATGATCGGCGCGATGATGTTCGTCGGGGTCAGCTACACGACGAACGGCGACCTGACGACAGAAGGGGGGAAGGTGCTCGTCGGCGTCATCTTCGCGTTCATCCTACTCATGTTCGCGGTCGGCTACGGCCTCGCGCGGGCCGACTTCCAGTCCGACGCCGAACAGGTCGAGTCCGACGGCGCGAACGGCGCCTGA
- a CDS encoding DNA primase large subunit PriL (p41; involved in priming for DNA replication; forms a heterodimer of small and large subunit (Pfup41 and Pfup46); primase from Pyrococcus furiosus uses deoxyribonucleotides as a substrate and can synthesize long DNA strands in vitro which means it may be involved in both de novo primer synthesis and elongation; enzyme from Sulfolobus solfataricus has higher affinity for ribonucleotides and also possesses 3'-terminal nucleotidyl transferase activity; priming is stimulated by thymine-rich synthetic bubbles) yields the protein MKRFHARYPFLDAAREAVDAAAVDLADLVAREDPAAVDRAVGRVEAALSGDTTGDPHRRPRVELLSYPVARVLVSLVDDPVLTRKYARAEAVTAHRRFTSDFEGDRLRSASGERMALDRLLGEFDLDGAVAETDGGYRVAVGDYLRLSGDLPGDRWRLATRALADGAVPVDREELHLLLRQAVEERVSAGLPLSVPGAIATELGDAVEAVEDLLADLELSGDIDTVAPDLFPPCVANLLERSREGAALPEHSRFVLTSFLTAIGMDEEEIASFCGADESYRTDRIATADGGTEYPPPSCETMAAYGDCVNKDEVCETIPHPLKYYEKRLDAAEAAPDPGE from the coding sequence ATGAAACGGTTCCACGCCCGGTACCCATTCCTCGACGCCGCCCGGGAGGCGGTGGACGCCGCGGCGGTCGATCTGGCCGATCTCGTCGCCCGCGAGGACCCGGCCGCGGTCGACCGCGCCGTGGGTCGCGTCGAGGCCGCCCTCTCCGGCGACACGACCGGCGACCCCCACCGCCGGCCGCGGGTCGAACTCCTCTCGTACCCCGTCGCGCGGGTGCTCGTCTCGCTCGTCGACGACCCCGTCCTCACCCGCAAGTACGCCCGCGCCGAGGCCGTCACCGCCCACCGGCGGTTCACGAGCGACTTCGAGGGCGACCGGCTGCGGAGCGCGAGCGGCGAGCGGATGGCGCTCGACCGCCTCCTCGGCGAGTTCGACCTCGACGGCGCCGTCGCCGAGACCGACGGCGGCTACCGCGTCGCCGTCGGCGACTACCTGCGCCTGTCGGGCGACCTGCCCGGCGACCGGTGGCGACTGGCCACCCGCGCCCTCGCCGACGGGGCCGTGCCAGTCGACCGGGAGGAGCTCCACCTGCTCCTCCGGCAGGCCGTCGAGGAGCGGGTGAGCGCGGGCCTGCCGCTGTCGGTCCCCGGCGCCATCGCGACCGAACTCGGCGACGCCGTCGAGGCCGTCGAGGACCTCCTCGCGGACCTGGAGCTCTCCGGCGACATCGACACGGTCGCCCCCGACCTGTTCCCGCCCTGCGTGGCGAACCTGCTGGAGCGGAGCCGCGAGGGCGCGGCTCTGCCCGAGCACTCGCGGTTCGTCCTGACCTCCTTCTTGACGGCGATCGGGATGGACGAGGAGGAGATAGCGTCGTTCTGCGGCGCGGACGAGTCCTACCGGACGGACCGTATCGCGACCGCCGACGGCGGCACCGAGTACCCGCCGCCGAGCTGCGAGACGATGGCCGCCTACGGCGACTGCGTGAACAAGGACGAGGTCTGCGAGACGATACCGCACCCGCTGAAGTACTACGAGAAGCGCCTCGACGCGGCCGAGGCCGCGCCGGACCCGGGAGAATAG
- a CDS encoding MFS transporter — MRTLTVVAAVESTVSVNPDAADRRGVGTVVFVVFLDLLGFGIVIPILPFYVRSFGVSDVYIGLLAASYSLLQFGFAPVLGRLSDARGRRPVLVLSLLGSAVAWTAFGVGGSLAVLFAARMLAGAMGGNIAAAQAYIADVTPPEDRAGALGLVGAAFGLGFVFGPAVGGLFASDAAVGLARSVLPAAVPATRFSLPSFAAAASSLLAAGFAVRFLRETGAPKPAPRLPLSWPRRVRRVVAPTEADADAVRLRPFVLAYFLVSLAFSGVQVMFIPYVADVYGYSATQAAGLLAYVGVFGILNQGVIVGRLAKRVPVSVVATAGAAVLLVALAGLPFTPQIGRAVVPANAVVAPELVALLVALPLLSFGNGLLSVGLTTLVSTATGADRQGSAFGVTQGAGSLGRTVGPPVMAALYAAAAYWTPFVVGAALLVPVVVALIRIASVPPSSPADPDRTN, encoded by the coding sequence GTGCGTACGCTTACCGTCGTCGCCGCCGTGGAGAGCACCGTGTCAGTGAACCCGGACGCCGCCGACCGCCGCGGGGTTGGGACGGTCGTGTTCGTCGTCTTCCTGGACCTGCTCGGGTTCGGCATCGTCATCCCCATCCTGCCGTTCTACGTCCGGAGCTTCGGGGTGAGCGACGTGTACATCGGCCTGCTGGCCGCGTCGTACTCGCTGCTGCAGTTCGGGTTCGCGCCGGTGCTGGGCCGGCTGAGCGACGCGCGCGGCCGCCGCCCCGTCCTCGTGCTGTCGCTGCTCGGGAGCGCAGTCGCCTGGACGGCGTTCGGCGTCGGCGGCAGCCTCGCGGTCCTGTTCGCCGCTCGGATGCTCGCCGGGGCGATGGGCGGGAACATCGCGGCGGCCCAGGCGTACATCGCGGACGTGACGCCGCCGGAGGACCGGGCCGGGGCGCTCGGCCTCGTCGGCGCGGCGTTCGGCCTCGGCTTCGTGTTCGGTCCCGCGGTCGGCGGGCTGTTCGCGAGCGACGCCGCCGTCGGCCTGGCACGGAGCGTCCTCCCCGCCGCGGTGCCGGCGACCCGGTTCTCCCTCCCGAGCTTCGCGGCCGCCGCGAGCAGCCTCCTCGCCGCCGGGTTCGCGGTCCGCTTCCTCCGCGAGACGGGCGCGCCGAAGCCGGCGCCGCGGCTGCCGCTGTCGTGGCCGCGACGCGTTCGGCGGGTCGTCGCGCCGACCGAGGCGGACGCCGACGCCGTGCGGCTCCGTCCGTTCGTGCTCGCGTACTTCCTCGTGTCGCTGGCCTTCTCGGGCGTGCAGGTGATGTTCATCCCGTACGTCGCTGACGTGTACGGCTACTCCGCGACGCAGGCGGCCGGGCTGCTCGCGTACGTTGGCGTCTTCGGCATCCTGAACCAGGGCGTGATCGTCGGCCGCCTCGCGAAGCGGGTCCCCGTCTCGGTCGTCGCGACCGCCGGCGCGGCCGTCCTCCTCGTCGCCCTCGCCGGGCTCCCCTTCACGCCCCAGATCGGCCGCGCGGTCGTCCCAGCGAACGCCGTCGTCGCGCCGGAGCTCGTCGCCCTGCTCGTCGCGCTCCCGCTGCTCTCGTTCGGCAACGGGCTACTCTCGGTCGGGCTGACGACGCTCGTCTCGACGGCGACCGGGGCCGACAGACAGGGGAGCGCCTTCGGCGTCACGCAGGGGGCCGGCAGCCTCGGCCGCACCGTCGGGCCGCCGGTGATGGCCGCGCTGTACGCGGCGGCGGCGTACTGGACGCCGTTCGTGGTCGGTGCGGCCCTCCTCGTGCCGGTCGTCGTCGCCCTGATCCGGATCGCGTCCGTCCCGCCCTCGTCCCCGGCGGACCCCGATCGCACGAACTAA
- a CDS encoding DUF7474 family protein, protein MAPYFDYPCPDCRTTNNLHETDCRFAGTSWAEIERAYVDIVAALSAEPRPEAALRDAVDGDWGALRAAALSLLRDEYRVYEVGSDEGDGDDAANRVRAEDGDLALTSPEQRREHLSQPDRDPLRTIYRQGSVPGCHDNAVFAMIAYYEMVGFSWRETREKVIEWLHESGTWARGGFEEASPEELVNSKRHVYEEGYGWKEKATAAKRVIDRRT, encoded by the coding sequence GTGGCGCCGTACTTCGACTACCCCTGCCCCGACTGCCGGACCACGAACAACCTCCACGAGACGGACTGCCGCTTCGCCGGCACGTCGTGGGCGGAGATCGAGAGAGCGTACGTCGACATCGTCGCCGCGCTGTCGGCGGAGCCCCGGCCGGAGGCCGCCCTCCGCGACGCGGTCGACGGCGACTGGGGCGCGCTCCGCGCGGCGGCGCTGTCGCTGCTGCGCGACGAGTACCGCGTCTACGAGGTCGGGAGCGACGAGGGGGACGGCGACGACGCCGCCAACCGCGTCCGCGCCGAGGACGGCGACCTCGCGCTCACCAGCCCGGAGCAGCGCCGCGAGCACCTCAGCCAGCCCGACCGCGACCCCTTGCGCACCATCTACCGGCAGGGGAGCGTCCCGGGCTGTCACGACAACGCCGTCTTCGCGATGATCGCCTACTACGAGATGGTCGGCTTCTCCTGGCGCGAGACGAGAGAGAAGGTGATCGAGTGGCTCCACGAGAGCGGCACCTGGGCCCGCGGCGGGTTCGAGGAGGCCTCCCCGGAGGAACTCGTCAACAGCAAGCGCCACGTCTACGAGGAGGGGTACGGTTGGAAGGAGAAGGCGACGGCCGCGAAACGCGTCATCGACCGTCGGACGTAG
- a CDS encoding DNA polymerase sliding clamp, whose product MFKAIVSAETLRTALDSVSVLVDECKIHLNEDGIEIRAVDPANVGMVDLSLSADAFESYEADGGLIGVNLSRLEDIAGMADSGQLVELELDEETRKLHIQIDGLEYTLALIDPDSIRQEPDIPDLDLAAEIVIEGADIDRSVTAADMVSDHIALGVDETDELFYVDAEGDTDDVHLELDQSDLIDLQVGPAHSLFSLDYLKDMNKAIDKDAEVTLELGEEFPVKLHFDIAEGNGQVTFMLAPRIQSD is encoded by the coding sequence ATGTTCAAGGCGATAGTTAGCGCGGAGACGCTCCGGACGGCGCTCGACTCCGTGAGCGTGCTGGTGGACGAGTGCAAGATCCACCTGAACGAGGACGGCATCGAGATCCGGGCCGTCGACCCGGCGAACGTCGGGATGGTCGACCTCTCCCTCTCGGCCGACGCGTTCGAGTCCTACGAGGCCGACGGCGGCCTCATCGGCGTCAACCTCTCGCGGCTCGAAGACATCGCGGGCATGGCCGACTCGGGCCAACTCGTCGAGCTCGAACTCGACGAGGAGACGCGCAAGCTCCACATCCAGATCGACGGGCTGGAGTACACGCTCGCGCTCATCGACCCCGACTCCATCCGGCAGGAACCGGACATCCCCGACCTCGATCTGGCCGCCGAGATCGTCATCGAGGGCGCGGACATCGACCGCTCGGTCACCGCCGCCGACATGGTCTCGGACCACATCGCGCTCGGCGTCGACGAGACGGACGAGCTGTTCTACGTCGACGCGGAGGGCGACACCGACGACGTCCACCTCGAACTCGACCAGAGCGACCTCATCGACCTACAGGTCGGTCCCGCCCACTCGCTGTTCAGCCTCGACTACCTGAAGGACATGAACAAGGCGATCGACAAGGACGCCGAGGTGACGCTCGAACTCGGCGAGGAGTTCCCCGTCAAGCTCCACTTCGACATCGCCGAGGGCAACGGGCAGGTGACGTTCATGCTCGCGCCGCGCATCCAGAGCGACTGA
- a CDS encoding HalOD1 output domain-containing protein — MSEVIRKHDFRSDSLLSPAEAVCTTIAEALADAEGVSPLDIDPLYESVDVDALGRFLDTVDPDDDVSVAFTHGEWAVTVHADGRVVVDGT, encoded by the coding sequence ATGAGCGAAGTAATCAGAAAACACGATTTTCGGTCGGACTCCCTCCTCTCTCCCGCCGAAGCCGTGTGCACGACGATCGCGGAGGCCCTCGCCGACGCCGAGGGCGTTTCGCCGCTCGACATCGACCCTCTGTACGAGAGCGTCGACGTCGACGCGCTGGGGCGATTTCTGGACACCGTCGACCCCGACGACGACGTCTCGGTCGCGTTCACCCACGGCGAGTGGGCCGTGACGGTGCACGCCGACGGCCGCGTGGTCGTCGACGGGACGTGA
- a CDS encoding helix-turn-helix domain-containing protein, translated as MRELVFALEYEPGRNRVADALADHPDARVRSLSLHATDESLWRVDHVAGAPDALEDIEDAFLNGDYYADCLATDDCGATQTTEVLDRTADTLVLYSAWERTPDCASVPHIARDHLGDGVLFETRHEGRHYTWRVIHSGDGDVAAFFDDLDAAVGDCARMEMLRTTDASATPGEGDGSPDDLSPEQVAALRAAVEHGYYESPREVDVGALADHLDVPRSTLTYRLRRAEERLAKRYVAEARFADDASTRL; from the coding sequence ATGCGCGAACTCGTCTTCGCTCTGGAGTACGAACCCGGGCGCAACCGGGTGGCGGACGCGCTCGCCGACCACCCGGACGCCCGGGTCCGCTCGCTCTCGCTGCACGCCACCGACGAGAGCCTCTGGCGCGTCGACCACGTCGCCGGCGCACCCGACGCGCTGGAAGACATCGAGGACGCGTTTCTCAACGGCGACTACTACGCGGACTGCCTCGCCACCGATGACTGCGGGGCCACGCAGACCACGGAAGTCCTCGACCGCACGGCCGACACGCTCGTGCTCTACTCCGCCTGGGAGCGCACCCCCGACTGCGCGTCCGTTCCCCACATCGCCCGCGACCACCTCGGCGACGGCGTGCTGTTCGAGACGCGCCACGAGGGGCGACACTACACCTGGCGGGTCATCCACTCCGGCGACGGCGACGTCGCGGCGTTCTTCGACGACCTCGACGCCGCGGTCGGGGACTGCGCCCGGATGGAGATGCTGCGGACGACGGACGCGTCGGCGACCCCCGGCGAGGGCGACGGGAGCCCGGACGACCTCTCCCCCGAGCAGGTGGCAGCGCTCCGGGCCGCCGTCGAGCACGGCTACTACGAGTCCCCCCGCGAGGTCGACGTCGGTGCCCTCGCCGACCACCTCGACGTCCCGCGGTCGACGCTCACCTATCGGCTGCGACGGGCGGAGGAACGCCTGGCGAAGCGCTACGTCGCCGAGGCGCGGTTCGCGGACGACGCGTCGACCCGGTTGTAG
- a CDS encoding heavy metal translocating P-type ATPase — translation MNDDANAAGRAAEDDGRREPTVRLAVPEMDCPSCAQKVDKSLGRVDGVVDATLQPTTGTAAVTYDPDRASEADVVAAIEAAGYEVEGGGSAGDTDDSSEGADVAPPSEIWTSPRAKKTWVGAALVSVGLLLEFVLTGQNAAVASVLGAPIHVADALFLGAVAASGAPVVRGGYYSARNRSLDIDLLMGTAILAATAIGYFVEAATLAVLFSIAELLEDYAMDRARDSLRELMELSPDEATVKRDGAERTVPAEDVAVDEVVVVRPGEKIPLDGTVVEGESAVDQSPITGESVPVDKTDGDEVYAGAINREGYLEVAVTSTAGDSTLSRIIEMVQGAQAEKTETEQFVDRFAGYYTPVVVALAVLTAAVPPLLIADPVTVGAAGYGFTFAGDWGTWFVRGLTLLVIACPCAFVISTPVSVVSGVTSAAKNGVLIKGGNHLEAMGDVDAVALDKTGTLTRGELAVTDVVPVGDADEATLLRRAAAVERRSEHPIADAILARAEEAGAADVPDPSAFESLTGKGVRAEFDGETYYAGKPALFEDLGFDLSRARRETDGGPGSGATGSPSGPRSDGGTVTGAAVGGGDAGFAADVLADLEREGKTVVLVGTETELLGAIAIADEVRPASERAVQRLRELGVDRVVMLTGDNEGTARAIAEQVGVDEYRAELLPDEKVAAVRELQAEYGDVAMVGDGINDAPALATAEVGVAMGAAGTDTAIETADIALMGDDVGKLPYLVDLSRTANGVIRQNVWASLGVKALLALGVPLGLVSVALAVVVGDMGMSLGVTGNAMRLARIEPERFA, via the coding sequence ATGAACGACGACGCGAACGCCGCGGGACGAGCGGCCGAGGACGACGGACGGCGGGAACCGACCGTCCGCCTCGCCGTCCCCGAGATGGACTGCCCGTCCTGCGCACAGAAAGTCGACAAGAGCCTGGGCCGCGTCGACGGGGTCGTCGACGCGACGCTCCAGCCGACTACCGGCACGGCCGCCGTCACCTACGACCCCGACCGGGCCAGCGAGGCCGACGTCGTCGCGGCGATCGAGGCCGCCGGCTACGAGGTCGAAGGCGGCGGCTCCGCGGGCGACACCGACGACTCGTCCGAGGGGGCGGACGTCGCGCCGCCGTCTGAGATCTGGACGAGCCCCCGCGCGAAGAAGACGTGGGTCGGGGCGGCGCTCGTCTCGGTGGGCCTCCTCCTCGAGTTCGTCCTCACCGGCCAGAACGCCGCGGTGGCGAGCGTCCTCGGCGCTCCGATCCACGTCGCCGACGCGCTGTTCCTCGGGGCCGTCGCCGCCAGCGGCGCCCCCGTCGTCCGCGGCGGCTACTACTCGGCGCGGAACCGAAGCCTCGACATCGACCTGCTGATGGGGACGGCCATCCTCGCGGCCACCGCAATCGGCTACTTCGTCGAGGCGGCGACGCTGGCCGTCCTGTTCAGCATCGCCGAACTGCTCGAGGACTACGCGATGGACAGGGCACGGGACTCCCTGCGCGAACTGATGGAGCTCTCGCCCGACGAGGCGACGGTCAAGCGCGACGGGGCGGAGCGAACCGTCCCCGCGGAGGACGTGGCGGTCGACGAGGTCGTCGTCGTCCGGCCGGGCGAGAAGATCCCGCTCGACGGGACAGTCGTCGAGGGCGAGAGCGCGGTCGACCAGTCGCCGATCACCGGCGAGAGCGTCCCGGTCGACAAGACCGACGGCGACGAGGTGTACGCCGGCGCGATCAACCGGGAGGGGTACCTGGAGGTCGCGGTCACCTCGACGGCCGGCGACTCGACGCTCTCGCGCATCATCGAGATGGTGCAGGGGGCGCAGGCCGAGAAGACCGAGACCGAGCAGTTCGTCGACCGCTTCGCGGGCTACTACACGCCGGTCGTCGTCGCGCTGGCGGTCCTGACCGCCGCCGTGCCGCCGCTGCTCATCGCCGACCCCGTCACGGTCGGCGCGGCCGGGTACGGGTTCACCTTCGCCGGCGACTGGGGGACGTGGTTCGTTCGCGGGCTCACCCTGCTCGTCATCGCCTGCCCCTGCGCGTTCGTCATCTCGACGCCCGTCTCTGTCGTCTCCGGCGTCACCAGCGCCGCGAAAAACGGCGTCCTCATCAAGGGGGGCAACCACCTGGAGGCGATGGGCGACGTCGACGCCGTCGCCCTCGACAAGACCGGCACGCTCACGCGGGGCGAACTCGCCGTCACCGACGTCGTCCCGGTCGGCGACGCGGACGAGGCGACGCTGCTCCGCCGCGCCGCCGCGGTCGAGCGCCGGAGCGAGCACCCGATCGCCGATGCGATCCTGGCCCGCGCCGAGGAGGCCGGCGCGGCGGACGTCCCGGACCCGTCGGCGTTCGAGAGCCTGACCGGCAAGGGCGTCCGCGCCGAGTTCGACGGCGAGACCTACTACGCGGGCAAGCCTGCCCTGTTCGAGGATCTGGGCTTCGACCTCTCGCGGGCCCGTCGCGAAACCGACGGCGGCCCCGGCAGCGGTGCGACCGGAAGCCCGTCGGGTCCGCGGTCCGACGGCGGCACCGTGACCGGGGCCGCCGTCGGGGGCGGCGACGCGGGGTTCGCCGCGGACGTCCTCGCCGATCTGGAGCGCGAGGGGAAGACGGTCGTCCTCGTCGGCACGGAGACGGAACTGCTCGGCGCTATCGCGATCGCCGACGAGGTGCGGCCGGCCTCGGAGCGGGCCGTCCAGCGCCTGCGGGAACTCGGCGTCGATCGCGTCGTGATGCTGACCGGCGACAACGAGGGCACTGCCCGTGCCATCGCCGAGCAGGTCGGCGTCGACGAGTACCGCGCCGAGCTCCTGCCCGACGAGAAGGTCGCGGCCGTGCGGGAGCTACAGGCCGAGTACGGCGACGTGGCGATGGTCGGCGACGGCATCAACGACGCCCCCGCGCTGGCGACCGCCGAGGTCGGCGTCGCGATGGGCGCGGCGGGCACCGACACCGCCATCGAGACGGCCGACATCGCGCTGATGGGCGACGACGTCGGGAAGCTCCCCTACCTCGTCGACCTCTCGCGGACCGCCAACGGCGTCATCCGGCAGAACGTCTGGGCCAGCCTCGGCGTGAAGGCCCTGCTCGCGCTCGGCGTGCCGCTGGGGCTCGTGAGCGTCGCGCTGGCGGTCGTCGTCGGCGACATGGGGATGAGCCTCGGCGTGACGGGCAACGCGATGCGGCTCGCGCGGATCGAGCCCGAGCGGTTCGCGTGA